One stretch of Lachnospiraceae bacterium oral taxon 096 DNA includes these proteins:
- a CDS encoding transposon-encoded TnpW family protein: MEEEKRVIKEPQHKQLIMDIGKTKYTVNLHFKQGTGETYKDKILKLIKRETEKI, encoded by the coding sequence ATGGAAGAAGAAAAAAGAGTAATAAAAGAACCACAACATAAACAGTTAATAATGGATATTGGAAAAACAAAATACACCGTAAACTTACATTTCAAGCAAGGTACAGGGGAAACATACAAGGATAAAATACTAAAGCTAATCAAGAGAGAAACAGAGAAGATATAA
- a CDS encoding DUF4315 family protein has translation MSLKLEKIAAEREKARRKRDEWEERRKEWDRKYHEQENSEICEMVYAQSLTPEQLAVIIQMVQAAVPNPENLKLDEKETEDME, from the coding sequence ATGAGCTTGAAACTGGAAAAAATTGCTGCGGAGCGTGAGAAAGCCCGCAGAAAACGCGATGAGTGGGAGGAGCGCAGAAAGGAATGGGACAGAAAGTACCATGAGCAGGAAAACAGCGAAATCTGTGAAATGGTATATGCCCAGAGTCTGACTCCGGAACAGCTGGCAGTCATCATTCAGATGGTGCAGGCTGCGGTTCCCAACCCGGAGAACCTGAAACTGGATGAGAAAGAAACGGAGGATATGGAGTGA